The Pyxidicoccus sp. MSG2 DNA segment CGGCGGTGTCATCCAGCCACGCGCGCATCCAGGCGTGCGGACGCTGCTCCTCGAAGTCCGCGCCCAGCGCCTCCGCGAGGTCGACGTACAGCCGCACGTCGTCGAGCTCGAGGACTCCGCGGACCGCCACCCGGCGCACCACGGGCCGCAGACGCTCGCGCGTCCAGGCGGGCTCCACGCGAGGCGCGACGGGCTCCAGCGGCGGTGGCTCCATGAGGAGCGCCTCGACCAGTTGCTCGACCCGCGCCTCGATCGTGGCGAGCCGCAAGGATGCCAGCTGCGACTCTCGAATCCGTAACAATCCTGAACGCATCCCGACCCGTCCCTGGGGCCGTGCCCCTCTGGCATCAGCCTACTGGCACGACGCCGGGTAGGACGGGGTGATGACGGTCTGCCCCGTCTGCGTGATGGTCAGGATGGTGCCCGCCGTGGCTCCGGTCACCGCCTTCGCCGTGGCGGTGAAGCCAGCGGTTCCGTTCAGCGTGACCTTGTAGATGAACCGGCAGCCAGCCACCCAGGACGCGTCCGGCACCGTCGCCCGGGTGCCATTCGAGCACCCCTCCGGGATGAAACCCACCAGCGGCAGGTTGGTGGAGTACTGGTCCATCTCCGCGTAGTACGACTGCTCCACCACGTAGATGTAGTTCATGTTGGACCGGGCCTCCCGCAGCTCGGCCTCGCAGGTGAAGGACTGCGGCGACTGGCACTCCGCGGAGTCCACGTAGCGGCGCACGCCGTTGCGCTCCAGCCAGAAGAGGATGCCGGAGACGGGGTGCGTGCCAATCTGGAGCGTGATGCCCGCGGACGCCGTCCCCGCCACCCCCTGCGCCACCGCGGTGAACCCCGGCGACGGATGCGGCGCGATGCCCGTGACCTTGTAGGAGAAGTTGCACCCGGACACCCAGCCCGCTCCCGGCACGGGGGCGCGGCTGCCGTTCGGACACGCCGCGGGCGCGAAGCCGGCGCTGGCGAGGTTCAGGGTGAAGGCATCGGACTGCGCGAAATACGCATGCTCCGCACCGAACAGCGACCGCATCCCCCGGATGGCCTCGCACTCCACCGTGCCACAGTCCACCGGCGTCCCCACGTCCGCCCAGGCGGTCGCGGACACCCCCGCCATTCCCACGCACAGCACGGACAGCCACTGCTTCAGGTTCTGCTTCATGAGGTGTGAGCTCCCTTTTGGAAGAAGTCGCGCGCTGGATGCAGGACGTGGTGGCGCTGACAGCGCCGCGGGAGGCGAAGGACCTGGAGCTCCTGGGGAAGGAGCGGGGCGCCTCGGCCCCGCCCCGTCCTCCGGTGTGCTTCAGGGGCAGGTGCAGCCGCCACCACACGCGTGCTCACGGTAGCAGGCGACGCTGCCACATGCGGCGGCGCACAGGTCCGACGTGTTGTAGTACCGGCGCGTGGTATCGCAGTACCACTTGAGCGGGCAGATGGCCTGCTGCGTGACGTCCCCCTCGGGGAGCTGCGCATCCACGGAGATGGACTCGGACGCGGGAGCCTGCTCGGGCTCGGACATGTCGCCGCCGCAGCCCGCCATGGAGAGGGTGAGGCCCGCGAAGACAGCCAGCAATGAAGAAGTCAGTCGCATCGGAAGAGCTCCTGGGTTCCACGAGGTTGGATTGCAGGTGCCATGTTATTGGCATTCACAGCTTACGCGGATTTGCGCATCTCCTGCGCATCTTCTCGGCGCGGCCCTCCGCGTCCCCGCTGCTCCCGCCCGCCACCCTCAACAGCGTCCCTGTCCGTCTCAGGCTCGACGTGCCCCATGGGCGCGATGGGGACGGCCCGGCTCAGGGCTCCGCGCCCACATGCGCCGTGAGCCACGCGCCTACGTCCCCGATGACCTGCGCCTTCTCTGGCTCGTGCACCAGGTCATGGAAGAGGCCGTCGTACAGCTTGAGCGTCTTGTCCGTGGCGCGGGCGCGCTTCACCAGGTCACGGCTGCCGTCGGGGTCCGTCAGCGTATCCCCCGTGCCGTGCAGGACGAGGAGGGGTACCGTCACATCCTCCATCCGCTCCGAAATCGTGCCGAGCGCGGAGATGAACTGGGACGCGGTGCGCGCCGGGCCGGGCTCCTGGAAGATGAGTGGGTCCGTCTCGTTCTCCCGCACCACGGCCGCGTCCCGCGAGAACTGCGTCGGGTCCACCTTCAGCACGTCCAGGTTGGGAAACACGCCGCCGAGCACCTTCGTGGCGGCGATGCGCGCCTTCGACACGCTCTTGCCCGCCTTCAGCGCGGGCGCGCTCAGCACGAGGCCCTGGACGGCGGGCTTCTTCTCCATCGTGAAGAGCGTGGAGATGGCACCGCCCATGCTGTGGCCGAAGAGGAACACCGGCCGGCCCGGCTCGCGCTGGCGCACCTGGGCCACGAAGCGCTCCAGGTCCGTCACGTAGTCCTCGAAGGAGTCCACGGCGAAGCGCACGCCCTCCGAGTGCCCATGCCCGCGCAGGTCGTACGCGTACACCGCGAAGCCCTGGCCCACGAGGTGCTCCGCCAGCTCCGCGTAGCGGCTGCCGTGGTCCTTGATGCCGTGCGTGACGATGAGGACGGCGCGGGGCTCCCCGCCCGTGGGCCGCCAGGACTGGGCGAAGAGGTGTAGGCCGCCAGTGCCCTCGAAGGTGGACTCCTCGTGGGCGACGTCCCGGCCGGCGAGGGAGGAGAAGGCGGTGGTGCTCGCGGCCGGAGTCCGCACGGCCTGGCTCGGCCCCTGGCACGCGACCAGGGTGAACAGGCACAGGAGGAGGAAGGACCGCGGCTTCGGGAAGGTGCGTGGAAGGTTCATGCCCACCGTGTGCCGGAAGTCCCGCGGGGGAACATCGGCCAGATGGCCTATGTCTTCAGCAGGTCGTTCTCCATGGCGAACAACGCCGCGGCGGCCCGCGTGGACACGCAGAGCTTGTCGTAGATGTGCACGGTGTGGTGCTGCACGGTGCGCGCGGAGATGGAGAGCTGCTGCGCCACCTCCTTGTTCGAGCATCCCCGCGCCACCAGCCGCAGCACCTCCACCTCGCGGTCGCTCAGCCCGGCGGGCCACGCGCCGCGCTTCCTGCGGGCCCGGTGTCCCGCCGCTTCGAGCACCGCGCGCGAGGCCTCCGCGTCCAGCCGCCGCGCGGAGACCTCTGCCTCCAGCTCGCGCGCGGCGTCGTCCGGCGTGTGCGCCGGGCGGTGGGGCCGGGCCTCCGTCAGCGCGTGGTAGCAGTCCGCCGCCGCGAGGATTCGCGCGGGCAGCGTGAGGAGCGCGGCCGGTGCGTTGCGGTGATAGCCCGAGCCATCCAGTCGCTCATGGTGCGCTCCCGCCAGCGCGCCCAGGGGCGCCAGCAGGGGAGAGCGGGCCAGCACGCGCTCCGTGTAGTACGGGTGGAGGCGGACGCGCTCCCACTCGGCCGCGTTCAGCGGGCCCGGCTTGTCCCAGAGGTTGGTGGGGACGCTCACCCGGCCCAGGTCGTGGAGCAGGCCCGCGCGGCGCAGTGACGTGCACGTGGCCTCGTCCAGCCCCGCGGCGCGGCCGGACGCCTCCGCCAGTGCCGCCACTCCCGAGGAGTGCCCCAGCGTGTATGGGGACTTCAGGTCCACGAAGTCAGCGAAGGCTCGCGCCACGTCCTCCAGCCTCGCGGCGTCTTCCGCCGGGCGCTTCCCGGGCTCGGCCGCGAGCACGGCGTCCCAGACCGATGGCGCTTCCAGGCGGCCCAGCAGCTCCGGGGCATGCTTCTCGAAGGCCCGCGCCACGCGAGGGTCGAAGTGGCTGCCGCCGCGCCGCCGCACCATGTCGCGGGCCGCCTCCGCGCCGCCGAGCCGGTGGTGCACCTCCGCCGCACAGGCCACGTGCAGGACGCGGGCGACGAAGGACAGCGACTCGCCTTCGCTGTCGCCCGGGGCTCCCTTGCCGTCCCAGCGCTCGTAGAGTTGACCGAGCGCCTCCGTCACTCCGGCGCCCATGCCCAGACGCGCGGCGAGACGCACGGCGACCTCGCAGGTGCTGCGCGCCATCGTGTCGTACGTGCGCCTCGCGGTGACCAGGGCTCCAGCCACCACGCGGGCCCGCTTCAGGGGTCCCGTGCCCCTGCCCAGCCGCAGGAGGGTGGGGGCGAGCAGCTCCGTCTTCCGGCCGAAGTCCACGGGCGCATAGAGCTGCTTCGAGGCGATGTCATCGCCCATCGCCGCGGCTTCCTCGGGCGCGAAGGCCGTGCAGCCCACGTAGCGCAGCATTGCGGCGTCATACGCGTCCGCCACTTCCTGCTCGGAGCCACCCGCCCCTCGCGCCAGCTCCACCGCGAGCAGGCAG contains these protein-coding regions:
- a CDS encoding alpha/beta hydrolase; amino-acid sequence: MNLPRTFPKPRSFLLLCLFTLVACQGPSQAVRTPAASTTAFSSLAGRDVAHEESTFEGTGGLHLFAQSWRPTGGEPRAVLIVTHGIKDHGSRYAELAEHLVGQGFAVYAYDLRGHGHSEGVRFAVDSFEDYVTDLERFVAQVRQREPGRPVFLFGHSMGGAISTLFTMEKKPAVQGLVLSAPALKAGKSVSKARIAATKVLGGVFPNLDVLKVDPTQFSRDAAVVRENETDPLIFQEPGPARTASQFISALGTISERMEDVTVPLLVLHGTGDTLTDPDGSRDLVKRARATDKTLKLYDGLFHDLVHEPEKAQVIGDVGAWLTAHVGAEP
- a CDS encoding HD domain-containing phosphohydrolase: MPSPAQTLRLAEVLGALSLATDLANGNPLETALRTCLLAVELARGAGGSEQEVADAYDAAMLRYVGCTAFAPEEAAAMGDDIASKQLYAPVDFGRKTELLAPTLLRLGRGTGPLKRARVVAGALVTARRTYDTMARSTCEVAVRLAARLGMGAGVTEALGQLYERWDGKGAPGDSEGESLSFVARVLHVACAAEVHHRLGGAEAARDMVRRRGGSHFDPRVARAFEKHAPELLGRLEAPSVWDAVLAAEPGKRPAEDAARLEDVARAFADFVDLKSPYTLGHSSGVAALAEASGRAAGLDEATCTSLRRAGLLHDLGRVSVPTNLWDKPGPLNAAEWERVRLHPYYTERVLARSPLLAPLGALAGAHHERLDGSGYHRNAPAALLTLPARILAAADCYHALTEARPHRPAHTPDDAARELEAEVSARRLDAEASRAVLEAAGHRARRKRGAWPAGLSDREVEVLRLVARGCSNKEVAQQLSISARTVQHHTVHIYDKLCVSTRAAAALFAMENDLLKT